Proteins co-encoded in one Desulfitobacterium hafniense DCB-2 genomic window:
- the cprA gene encoding 3-chloro-4-hydroxyphenylacetate reductive dehalogenase, whose amino-acid sequence MENNQKRQQSGMSRRSFLKVGAAATTMGVIGAIKAPAKVANAAETLNYVPGSGKIRSKLRPVHDFAGAKVRFVENNDQWLGTTKILTKVKMTSEADAGFMQAVRGLYGPEPQKGFFQFIAKDPFGGSISWARNLIAPEDVVDGAPEATKTPIPDPEQMSQHIRDCCYFLRADEVGIGKMPEYGYYTHHVADTVGLMTKPVEECVTPVTKIYPNVIVVMIDQGIETMWASTGYDGISGAMSMKSYFTSGCIAVILAKYIRTLGYNARAHHAKNYEAIMPVCIMAAGLGELSRTGDSAIHPRLGFRHKVAAVTTDLPLAPDQPLDFGLLDFCRVCKKCADNCPNEAISFDEDPIEYNGYLRWNSDFRKCTEFRTTNEEGSSCGTCMKVCPWNSKEDSWFHKAGVWVGSKGETASTFLKSIDDIFGYGTETIEKYKWWLEWPEKYVMK is encoded by the coding sequence ATGGAAAACAATCAAAAAAGACAGCAGAGCGGCATGAGCCGCAGAAGCTTTCTGAAAGTTGGGGCTGCAGCGACGACCATGGGAGTCATCGGAGCGATCAAGGCTCCGGCCAAGGTGGCCAATGCTGCTGAAACCTTGAATTATGTCCCGGGCTCCGGTAAAATACGCTCCAAACTTCGCCCGGTCCATGACTTTGCAGGAGCAAAAGTCCGCTTTGTGGAGAATAACGATCAGTGGCTGGGTACTACCAAAATTTTGACCAAGGTAAAAATGACATCTGAAGCGGATGCCGGCTTTATGCAGGCGGTCAGAGGTCTGTACGGTCCCGAGCCTCAAAAAGGTTTCTTTCAGTTTATCGCTAAAGATCCTTTTGGCGGCTCCATCAGCTGGGCGCGCAACCTTATCGCTCCGGAGGATGTGGTAGATGGTGCTCCCGAGGCGACGAAGACTCCTATTCCGGATCCGGAGCAAATGTCTCAGCATATCAGAGACTGCTGCTACTTCTTACGGGCGGATGAAGTAGGGATCGGCAAGATGCCGGAATACGGCTATTACACTCATCATGTTGCCGATACGGTGGGCCTTATGACCAAACCCGTAGAAGAATGTGTTACCCCGGTCACCAAGATTTATCCTAATGTGATCGTGGTGATGATCGACCAGGGCATCGAGACGATGTGGGCATCCACGGGATACGACGGTATCAGCGGAGCGATGTCCATGAAAAGTTACTTTACCAGCGGCTGCATTGCCGTCATTCTGGCCAAATATATCAGAACTCTCGGCTATAATGCCAGAGCCCATCATGCCAAAAACTACGAAGCCATCATGCCCGTCTGCATCATGGCGGCAGGTCTGGGAGAATTGTCACGTACCGGAGACAGTGCCATCCATCCCCGCTTGGGATTCCGCCATAAAGTGGCTGCCGTCACGACGGATCTGCCTCTCGCCCCTGATCAGCCCCTTGATTTTGGGCTGCTGGATTTTTGCCGGGTTTGCAAAAAATGTGCCGATAATTGCCCCAACGAAGCGATTTCCTTTGATGAAGATCCGATTGAGTATAACGGCTATCTGCGCTGGAACAGCGATTTCAGGAAATGCACGGAGTTCCGGACAACCAATGAGGAAGGGTCCTCCTGCGGCACCTGTATGAAAGTCTGCCCATGGAATTCCAAGGAAGATTCCTGGTTCCATAAGGCAGGGGTCTGGGTCGGCAGCAAAGGGGAAACGGCTTCAACCTTCCTCAAATCCATTGACGATATCTTCGGTTATGGTACAGAGACCATCGAAAAGTACAAATGGTGGCTGGAGTGGCCCGAAAAGTATGTCATGAAGTAA
- a CDS encoding 4Fe-4S binding protein, whose product MRNYITLIAVIMLIVTGVYAKHADKMDADLVQGYYRELVADAAGFEPINDRTAKAIGQDGSVSAYLGIESNIGYGGPLLVGTVLSAEGAVKAIVILEHKETPSYIHKITKAGFFRQFDKKQAGDALTFNYDVDGVSGATLSTRAIASSVQSVAHTIAQAELKITPRKAEVKWSIGIQEMVIALLFLLSYCMPRFKQLAKYRFPFLLLSVVILGFWLNRSLSMGQISALFLGYFPVPGENLLWYIVLIGAFAPAIVTGKNLYCTYVCPFCGLQETAHKISRINLALGKYMKWIRLGKEVILFLVLFLAFLALNPSVSSFEPFGTIFGLNGSSYQWYLLFVILLSSFFIRRFWCHVFCPVGTILDKAAGLSRKVKNKLGPLINTKKAVGVKHGK is encoded by the coding sequence ATGAGAAACTATATAACACTCATTGCAGTGATCATGCTGATCGTGACAGGGGTATACGCTAAGCATGCCGATAAAATGGATGCCGATCTGGTTCAGGGATACTACCGGGAGCTGGTTGCCGACGCGGCCGGATTTGAACCGATCAATGACCGGACGGCCAAAGCAATCGGGCAGGACGGCTCAGTCAGCGCCTATCTGGGCATAGAGAGCAATATCGGTTATGGCGGTCCCCTGCTTGTAGGTACGGTTCTTTCAGCTGAGGGAGCGGTTAAGGCTATCGTCATCTTGGAACATAAGGAAACCCCTTCTTATATCCACAAGATCACTAAGGCCGGATTTTTCCGTCAGTTCGATAAAAAGCAGGCCGGAGATGCATTGACCTTTAATTATGATGTTGACGGGGTGTCCGGGGCAACCCTCTCCACCCGTGCCATAGCCTCAAGTGTCCAAAGTGTGGCTCACACCATTGCCCAGGCGGAGTTAAAGATTACGCCCAGGAAAGCCGAAGTGAAGTGGAGTATCGGCATACAGGAAATGGTGATTGCCCTGCTTTTCCTCTTATCCTATTGTATGCCTAGATTTAAACAGCTGGCGAAATACAGATTTCCGTTTTTGCTGCTCAGTGTGGTGATTTTAGGATTCTGGCTTAACAGATCCTTATCCATGGGGCAGATCAGTGCCTTGTTTTTGGGGTATTTTCCGGTACCCGGCGAAAACCTTTTGTGGTACATCGTTCTGATCGGTGCTTTCGCGCCGGCTATAGTTACCGGCAAAAATTTATACTGCACTTATGTCTGCCCTTTCTGCGGTCTGCAGGAAACCGCTCATAAAATAAGCAGAATCAATCTTGCCCTGGGAAAATATATGAAGTGGATTCGTTTAGGTAAAGAAGTCATCTTATTCCTGGTGCTTTTCCTGGCTTTTCTGGCCCTTAATCCTTCAGTATCCAGCTTCGAACCCTTTGGCACGATTTTTGGGTTAAATGGTTCGAGCTACCAGTGGTATTTGCTCTTTGTCATCCTGCTCTCCAGCTTCTTCATCCGCCGGTTTTGGTGTCATGTTTTTTGTCCGGTGGGTACAATTCTTGACAAAGCCGCAGGGCTTTCCCGTAAAGTGAAAAACAAGTTAGGTCCCCTTATCAACACAAAGAAAGCGGTGGGTGTTAAGCATGGAAAATAA
- the groL gene encoding chaperonin GroEL (60 kDa chaperone family; promotes refolding of misfolded polypeptides especially under stressful conditions; forms two stacked rings of heptamers to form a barrel-shaped 14mer; ends can be capped by GroES; misfolded proteins enter the barrel where they are refolded when GroES binds), whose protein sequence is MSTIMLSGEEARRALSTGIEQLASCVKITLGPRGRNVVLGPHRGMPRITNDGVSIAKNIALADPFQNLGCSIVKEVSEKTNDRVGDGTTTAIVLAQALVREGMKAVAAGVNQTSLIKGLEKGAEIVDAALKAKAVRIVSPAEVARVATVASGDEEIGNLIAAAVQRVGFNGIIRVEEGKTQTTFFEVLEGIRFDKGCFTPKVVSSWDNKTEVLEDPYIMVTDHKISYIYEIFEVLEVAVKAKKPLVIIAEDISIDILALLLTNKKKRTMNVVAIQTPGYGERRREYLQDIAVITGAAVISADSGLQLEDVREEHLGRAKQIMVDNNRTTIMGGSGDKARIAARAAEACQEFASRLPGWKKEKLQERLGWLQGGIASLKVGAPTMLELKEKKDRIDDAVNAVQAAIKEGIVPGGGMALLRACESLIQIKPEEPEEEAGLRIMQQALEEPLRQIAYNAGHNGDVILDKVRELPENWGYNAAEDRCVDMLEAGIIDPVEVTCTALRNAVSIAVLVIGAEGLIIERN, encoded by the coding sequence ATGAGCACAATCATGCTTTCCGGTGAGGAAGCGCGCAGAGCATTAAGCACAGGAATCGAGCAGCTGGCTTCCTGTGTTAAAATAACCTTAGGCCCACGAGGGAGAAATGTGGTTTTGGGTCCTCATAGGGGCATGCCCAGGATAACCAACGATGGAGTGAGTATCGCCAAAAATATCGCTCTGGCCGACCCATTCCAAAACCTGGGGTGCAGTATAGTCAAAGAGGTGTCGGAAAAAACCAACGACAGAGTCGGGGATGGAACCACGACGGCGATTGTGCTGGCCCAGGCCCTGGTCCGGGAAGGAATGAAAGCTGTTGCGGCAGGGGTTAATCAGACTTCCCTGATTAAAGGGCTGGAAAAAGGGGCGGAGATCGTCGACGCAGCCCTTAAAGCAAAGGCCGTCAGAATTGTCAGTCCAGCCGAGGTAGCCCGGGTGGCGACTGTGGCGTCCGGAGATGAGGAGATCGGAAACCTGATCGCCGCTGCCGTGCAAAGGGTTGGGTTTAACGGGATCATAAGAGTGGAAGAGGGAAAGACTCAGACCACATTCTTCGAAGTCCTGGAAGGAATCCGTTTCGATAAAGGCTGCTTTACTCCCAAAGTGGTCAGCTCCTGGGATAATAAGACCGAAGTCTTGGAAGATCCTTATATCATGGTTACAGATCATAAAATAAGCTATATCTATGAGATCTTTGAAGTCCTGGAAGTGGCGGTCAAGGCGAAAAAGCCTTTGGTGATCATCGCCGAGGACATTTCAATAGATATCCTTGCTCTCCTGCTGACGAACAAAAAGAAGAGGACCATGAATGTGGTGGCGATTCAAACCCCAGGCTACGGAGAAAGACGCCGGGAGTATTTGCAGGATATTGCCGTGATCACCGGGGCGGCCGTCATCTCCGCAGACAGCGGCCTGCAGCTGGAGGACGTTCGGGAAGAGCATCTGGGGCGGGCTAAGCAGATTATGGTGGATAACAACAGGACCACGATCATGGGCGGTTCAGGTGACAAGGCAAGAATTGCCGCCCGGGCCGCGGAAGCGTGTCAAGAATTCGCATCCCGCTTGCCGGGCTGGAAAAAGGAAAAGCTTCAGGAAAGGCTGGGCTGGCTCCAGGGGGGCATAGCCTCGCTTAAAGTCGGGGCGCCGACGATGCTGGAATTAAAGGAGAAAAAGGACCGGATCGATGATGCCGTCAACGCGGTTCAAGCAGCGATAAAGGAAGGCATTGTCCCGGGCGGGGGAATGGCCTTGCTAAGGGCCTGTGAGTCCCTAATCCAAATAAAACCGGAGGAGCCGGAGGAAGAAGCCGGTCTGCGGATTATGCAGCAGGCCCTGGAAGAGCCGCTGCGGCAGATTGCGTATAATGCCGGGCACAACGGGGATGTTATTCTGGATAAGGTCAGAGAATTGCCTGAGAACTGGGGATATAATGCGGCAGAAGACCGCTGCGTCGATATGCTTGAGGCCGGAATTATCGATCCGGTGGAGGTTACCTGTACCGCTTTAAGAAATGCTGTCTCGATTGCCGTATTGGTGATCGGTGCCGAGGGATTGATCATAGAGCGGAACTGA
- a CDS encoding flavodoxin, whose product MKKIVVIYWSGTGNTEKMAAGVAEGARAAEAEVRIIPVGEASVTDVLSADGVALGCPAMGSEVLEEDEMEPFVCSLEQENLSAVPVVLFGSYDWGDGEWMRDWEERMKKAGANLAGDGLILQLEPDNDGMEQCRKLGKTLAEA is encoded by the coding sequence ATGAAGAAAATTGTCGTCATCTATTGGAGTGGAACAGGCAACACAGAGAAAATGGCTGCAGGAGTGGCCGAAGGTGCCCGGGCTGCAGAAGCGGAAGTCCGGATTATCCCGGTCGGTGAGGCATCTGTCACCGATGTTCTGTCTGCAGATGGGGTGGCACTGGGCTGCCCGGCCATGGGGTCCGAGGTTTTGGAAGAAGATGAAATGGAACCATTCGTTTGCTCATTAGAGCAAGAAAATCTGTCCGCTGTGCCAGTTGTCCTTTTCGGCTCTTATGACTGGGGTGACGGAGAATGGATGCGGGACTGGGAAGAGCGGATGAAAAAAGCCGGTGCCAATTTAGCGGGGGATGGATTGATTCTGCAGTTGGAACCGGATAACGATGGGATGGAACAATGCCGGAAACTGGGGAAAACCTTGGCCGAAGCATAG
- a CDS encoding succinate dehydrogenase cytochrome b558 subunit — MSNEVGLRRAESGSYHFLIRRVHSLLGLLPIGIFLTFHLFLNLSARLGPGQYDKVIQTMQSVPGIFLIEMIIIFVPIIFHAVYGSWVVYTGQSNVLRYQYPRNWFYIIQRISGIYTVIFVAVHVFALRFGEASFAGMQSAVANPWGLIFYVIGVVLAIFHFTNGLWAFAITWGITVGPRAQQIWTYACLAVFVLLTAIGLYDLTAFM; from the coding sequence ATGAGCAATGAGGTAGGTTTGAGGAGAGCAGAGTCGGGTTCTTACCATTTCCTGATTCGACGCGTCCATTCTCTCTTAGGGCTATTGCCCATCGGTATCTTCCTGACATTTCATTTGTTTTTAAATCTCTCGGCCCGTTTGGGACCGGGGCAATACGACAAAGTCATCCAGACCATGCAGAGTGTTCCGGGAATTTTTCTGATTGAGATGATCATTATCTTTGTTCCGATTATTTTTCATGCTGTTTACGGCAGCTGGGTGGTTTACACCGGTCAAAGCAATGTCCTGCGTTATCAATATCCTCGGAACTGGTTCTATATTATTCAGCGGATCTCCGGTATCTATACCGTGATTTTCGTAGCCGTTCATGTTTTTGCCCTTCGCTTTGGGGAAGCCAGTTTTGCCGGGATGCAAAGCGCGGTTGCTAATCCCTGGGGGCTTATTTTTTATGTGATCGGGGTTGTTCTGGCCATTTTCCACTTCACCAACGGCCTCTGGGCCTTTGCCATAACCTGGGGAATCACCGTAGGTCCCAGGGCGCAGCAGATCTGGACTTATGCATGCTTGGCGGTCTTTGTTCTCCTGACGGCTATTGGACTTTATGATCTGACCGCTTTTATGTAA
- the sdhA gene encoding succinate dehydrogenase flavoprotein subunit, with the protein MSKVIVVGGGLAGLMAAIKIAEEGTPVDLFSLVPVKRSHSVCAQGGINGAVNTKGEGDSPWEHFDDSVYGGDFLANQPPVKAMCDAAPGVIHLMDRMGVMFNRTAEGFLDFRRFGGTKHHRTAFAGATTGQQLLYALDEQVRRFEAAGLVRKYEGWEMLSAVIDEGVCKGIVAQNLYNMEIQSFPAAAVIVAAGGCGMIFGKSTNSTINTGSVASALYQQGVKYANGEFIQIHPTAIPGEDKLRLMSESARGEGGRVWTYKEGKPWYFLEEMYPAYGNLVPRDIATRAIYHVVFDLGLGVNGENMVYLDLSHKDSHELQIKLGGILEIYEKFVGDDPKKVPMRIFPAVHYSMGGMWVDYDQMTNIPGLFAAGECEYQYHGANRLGANSLLSAIYGGMIAGPKSLEYIKKNKSETSSGEEEVFVRERRAQEELWNRILTMKGEENPYHIYKELGDVMTQNVTVIRYNDKLAGTDQKIQELMQRWQKIQLIDDVQWSNQTALFIRQLWNMLELARVITLGALNRNESRGAHYKPDYPERDDANWLKTTIATYTPEGPQFSYEAVDVSLITPRPRRYDVEK; encoded by the coding sequence ATGAGTAAGGTAATCGTGGTAGGCGGAGGACTGGCGGGTCTGATGGCTGCCATTAAGATAGCTGAGGAAGGAACACCGGTGGATTTATTCTCCTTGGTACCGGTGAAACGCTCCCATTCCGTATGTGCTCAGGGGGGAATCAACGGAGCGGTCAACACAAAAGGTGAAGGGGATTCACCTTGGGAGCATTTCGATGATTCGGTCTATGGAGGGGACTTTCTGGCCAACCAGCCCCCTGTGAAGGCCATGTGTGATGCCGCGCCGGGTGTTATCCATCTTATGGATCGTATGGGAGTTATGTTTAACCGGACAGCGGAAGGGTTTTTGGATTTCCGGCGTTTCGGCGGGACCAAGCATCACCGTACAGCCTTTGCCGGAGCCACCACAGGTCAGCAGCTTCTCTATGCCCTGGATGAGCAGGTCCGCCGTTTTGAAGCGGCCGGGTTAGTCAGGAAATACGAAGGCTGGGAGATGCTCTCTGCTGTTATTGATGAAGGGGTCTGCAAGGGAATTGTCGCCCAAAACCTCTATAATATGGAGATCCAAAGCTTTCCCGCCGCTGCTGTCATCGTGGCCGCCGGGGGATGCGGCATGATCTTCGGCAAGAGCACCAATTCCACCATTAACACAGGCTCCGTGGCCTCGGCTCTCTACCAGCAAGGGGTCAAATACGCCAACGGTGAGTTTATCCAGATTCATCCTACGGCCATTCCGGGGGAGGATAAGCTGCGGCTTATGTCCGAGTCGGCCCGTGGCGAAGGCGGACGGGTCTGGACCTATAAAGAGGGTAAACCCTGGTATTTTCTGGAGGAGATGTATCCGGCCTACGGGAACCTGGTCCCCCGGGATATTGCCACCCGGGCCATCTACCATGTGGTCTTTGATTTGGGTCTGGGTGTCAACGGTGAGAACATGGTTTATCTGGATCTTTCCCATAAAGATTCCCATGAACTTCAGATCAAATTAGGAGGAATTCTTGAGATCTATGAGAAATTCGTGGGGGATGATCCCAAGAAGGTTCCCATGCGGATTTTCCCCGCAGTTCACTATTCCATGGGCGGAATGTGGGTGGATTATGATCAAATGACCAATATCCCCGGTCTGTTTGCTGCCGGGGAATGTGAATATCAATACCATGGGGCCAATCGCTTAGGGGCCAATTCCCTGCTCTCAGCTATTTATGGCGGTATGATCGCCGGCCCTAAGTCCCTGGAGTACATCAAGAAAAATAAATCGGAAACCTCCAGCGGGGAGGAAGAAGTCTTTGTTCGTGAACGAAGGGCCCAGGAGGAGCTCTGGAACAGGATTCTCACCATGAAGGGTGAGGAGAATCCCTACCATATTTATAAAGAGCTGGGTGATGTCATGACCCAAAATGTCACTGTCATCCGCTATAATGACAAACTGGCCGGAACGGACCAGAAGATCCAGGAGCTTATGCAGCGTTGGCAGAAGATCCAGCTCATTGATGATGTCCAGTGGAGCAACCAGACGGCACTCTTTATCCGGCAGCTTTGGAATATGCTGGAGCTGGCCCGCGTCATTACCTTGGGGGCCCTTAACCGCAATGAAAGCCGGGGGGCCCATTATAAGCCCGACTATCCGGAGCGGGATGATGCGAACTGGCTGAAGACCACCATCGCCACCTACACACCCGAGGGCCCGCAGTTCAGCTATGAAGCGGTGGATGTATCACTGATCACGCCCAGACCGCGGCGCTATGATGTAGAGAAATAG
- the sdhB gene encoding succinate dehydrogenase iron-sulfur subunit — MSGQKSVRLKIRRQNAPDQPAFWEEFAVDYSPKMNIISCLMEIQKNPVNVQGKKTNPVVWECNCLEEVCGACTMNINGQARQACSALVDQLEQPIVLEPLRKFPILRDLMVDRTIMFENLKRVHAWIDIDGTYDLGPGPRMAEVDRVWAYELSKCMTCGCCMESCPQVNSRSRFIGPAAVSQARLFNTHPSGAMHKHIRLSALMGDGGITDCGNAQNCVRACPKEIPLTTSLADMNREVNKFALKRWLNT, encoded by the coding sequence ATGTCAGGGCAAAAAAGTGTCCGTTTAAAAATCCGTCGCCAAAATGCCCCGGACCAACCTGCTTTTTGGGAAGAGTTCGCGGTGGATTATAGTCCCAAGATGAATATTATTTCCTGCTTGATGGAGATTCAAAAAAATCCTGTCAATGTCCAAGGCAAAAAGACCAATCCCGTGGTTTGGGAATGCAACTGTCTTGAAGAGGTCTGTGGTGCCTGCACCATGAATATCAACGGTCAAGCCAGGCAGGCCTGCTCAGCCTTAGTGGATCAATTGGAGCAGCCTATTGTCCTGGAGCCTCTCCGGAAATTCCCCATCCTCCGGGATCTTATGGTGGATCGAACCATTATGTTCGAGAATTTAAAGAGGGTTCATGCCTGGATCGACATTGACGGAACCTACGATCTGGGTCCCGGACCCCGTATGGCTGAAGTGGATCGAGTATGGGCCTATGAGCTTTCCAAGTGCATGACCTGTGGGTGCTGCATGGAATCCTGCCCCCAAGTCAATTCCCGTTCCCGGTTCATTGGACCGGCCGCCGTTTCCCAGGCCCGTCTCTTTAACACCCACCCTTCAGGAGCTATGCATAAGCATATTCGTCTATCCGCCCTCATGGGTGATGGAGGGATCACCGACTGCGGCAACGCCCAAAACTGCGTGCGGGCCTGTCCCAAGGAGATTCCTCTGACCACCAGTCTTGCCGATATGAACAGAGAGGTCAATAAATTCGCCTTGAAGCGATGGCTGAATACTTAA
- the ehuB gene encoding ectoine/hydroxyectoine ABC transporter substrate-binding protein EhuB yields the protein MKKLPLLKTLLVGVLAFSVFALGGCGTTETKGGDGMSTLEKAKEKGSVTVGFANEKPYAYKTADGKLTGEAVEIARAVLKELGINDMQGELTEFASLIPGLQAKRFDMVTAGMFITPERAEQVSFANPEYSIGEAIAVKKGNPLDLHSYEDIAKHGTAKVAVPGGAIEYDYLVASGVPKDRIVTVPDMPAALAALQAGRTDVITATGPSIQATLDTANDPNLERVMDFTQPVIDGESVRGYGATAFRHEDSDFREAFNAELQKLKESGELLKILESFGFTEQELPGDTTVEDIIK from the coding sequence ATGAAAAAGTTACCACTGCTCAAGACTCTGCTGGTGGGGGTGCTGGCCTTTAGTGTTTTTGCCTTGGGAGGCTGCGGCACCACCGAGACCAAAGGTGGAGACGGGATGAGTACATTAGAGAAGGCCAAGGAAAAAGGTTCCGTCACCGTTGGTTTTGCTAATGAGAAGCCCTATGCTTACAAAACTGCCGATGGAAAGCTCACTGGTGAAGCTGTAGAAATCGCCCGGGCCGTCCTAAAAGAGCTGGGAATCAATGACATGCAGGGGGAGCTTACGGAGTTTGCCTCTTTAATACCCGGCCTCCAGGCCAAACGTTTTGACATGGTTACCGCCGGAATGTTTATCACTCCTGAACGGGCCGAACAGGTGTCCTTCGCCAATCCCGAATACAGCATTGGGGAAGCCATTGCCGTCAAGAAGGGCAATCCTCTCGACCTGCATAGCTATGAAGATATCGCCAAGCATGGGACGGCTAAAGTCGCTGTACCCGGAGGAGCCATTGAGTATGACTACCTTGTGGCCAGCGGTGTCCCTAAAGACAGAATCGTGACTGTTCCGGATATGCCGGCGGCTTTGGCAGCTTTGCAAGCCGGGCGGACAGATGTGATTACCGCTACCGGTCCTTCGATTCAGGCTACTTTGGATACTGCTAATGACCCCAATCTGGAGCGGGTCATGGATTTCACTCAGCCGGTGATTGACGGCGAAAGTGTCAGAGGTTATGGAGCAACTGCCTTCCGTCATGAAGACAGTGATTTCCGGGAAGCTTTCAATGCTGAATTGCAGAAGCTGAAAGAATCCGGTGAGCTGCTGAAGATCCTCGAATCCTTTGGTTTTACAGAGCAGGAGCTTCCGGGAGACACGACTGTGGAAGACATTATTAAGTAG
- the ehuC gene encoding ectoine/hydroxyectoine ABC transporter permease subunit EhuC has product MRTLAILDLLPALLKGLEITLIITLLATLLALVLAFLAGFGRLSKYPPLRFLAAVYVEAFRGTSLLVQLFWIYFALPILGISLPPLTAGVLTLGLNCGAYGSEVVRSAILAVPKGQTEAGIALNFSPWQRMRRIILPQAFVMMLPGFGNLQIELLKSTSLVSLITLADLTYQASVLNASTMETTLIYSLLLVIYFLIAWPLTRGIRWIENRLTVGRY; this is encoded by the coding sequence GTGAGGACCTTGGCTATTTTAGACCTCTTACCGGCCTTGTTAAAAGGGCTGGAAATAACTCTCATCATCACGCTTTTGGCCACTCTTCTCGCTTTGGTGCTGGCTTTCCTGGCTGGGTTCGGGCGCTTGTCCAAATATCCGCCGCTCCGCTTTCTGGCGGCGGTTTATGTCGAAGCCTTCCGGGGAACTTCTCTGCTTGTTCAGCTCTTCTGGATCTATTTTGCCCTGCCTATTTTAGGTATCAGCTTGCCTCCCTTGACAGCCGGTGTCTTGACCCTAGGCCTGAACTGCGGGGCCTATGGTTCCGAGGTGGTGCGCAGTGCCATCCTGGCTGTGCCCAAAGGGCAGACGGAGGCGGGGATTGCCTTGAATTTCAGCCCCTGGCAGCGTATGCGGCGCATTATCCTGCCCCAGGCTTTTGTCATGATGCTGCCGGGGTTTGGCAATCTTCAGATTGAGCTGCTGAAAAGCACCTCCCTGGTCTCCCTAATCACTTTAGCCGACTTGACCTATCAGGCATCCGTGCTCAATGCTTCCACTATGGAGACGACTTTAATTTACAGCTTGCTGCTTGTGATCTACTTCCTGATTGCCTGGCCTTTAACACGGGGGATCCGCTGGATAGAAAACAGGCTGACCGTAGGGAGGTACTAA
- the ehuD gene encoding ectoine/hydroxyectoine ABC transporter permease subunit EhuD, which yields MWNWDFAIKIFPEIFAALKITVTATFAGFFLALFLGMFLTIGSRSSLKPIAYGSKGFVEFIRSTPLLVQLYFIFYVLPQAGLSLSPLTAGIMGLGIHYSTYLSEVYRSGIEAVPQGQWEAAKALNFSPWQVWSKIIIPQAVPPVIPVMGNYLITMFKETPLLSAITLVEILQTAKIIGSHSFRYLEGFTIVGFLFLLLSYPCSVMIRRLEMRMTKSVR from the coding sequence ATGTGGAATTGGGATTTTGCCATTAAAATCTTCCCGGAGATATTTGCAGCACTGAAGATTACCGTGACCGCTACTTTTGCCGGATTCTTTCTGGCCTTGTTTTTAGGGATGTTCCTCACCATCGGCAGTCGCTCCTCCCTGAAACCTATCGCTTACGGCTCAAAAGGCTTTGTGGAGTTTATCCGCAGCACGCCTTTGCTGGTTCAGCTCTATTTTATTTTCTATGTGCTGCCCCAGGCCGGACTGTCTTTAAGCCCCCTCACTGCCGGGATCATGGGTTTAGGGATTCATTACAGCACCTATCTCTCCGAAGTCTATCGCTCGGGAATCGAAGCGGTACCCCAGGGACAATGGGAAGCAGCGAAAGCTCTCAACTTCAGCCCCTGGCAAGTATGGTCCAAGATTATCATTCCTCAAGCGGTACCGCCGGTCATACCGGTGATGGGTAACTATTTGATCACCATGTTTAAAGAAACCCCTCTCCTTTCGGCCATTACCTTGGTGGAAATCTTGCAGACAGCCAAGATTATCGGCTCCCATTCCTTCCGTTATCTGGAAGGGTTCACTATTGTAGGATTTTTGTTCTTATTGTTGAGTTATCCCTGCTCGGTAATGATCCGCCGTTTGGAAATGAGGATGACGAAAAGCGTTCGCTAA